One window of Amaranthus tricolor cultivar Red isolate AtriRed21 chromosome 13, ASM2621246v1, whole genome shotgun sequence genomic DNA carries:
- the LOC130798202 gene encoding dnaJ protein ERDJ3B, with product MAIQRTTTLNLLFLFFVLSYCIFSIAAKNYYDVLQVPKGASEDQIKRAYRKLALKYHPDKNQGNEEANKKFAEINNAYEVLTDSEKRKIYDRYGEEGLKQFATSGGRGGGGGGFQDIFSQFFGGGMEDEEEKVVKGDDVIVDLEASLEDLYMGGTLKVWREKNVIKPASGQRNCNCRNEVYHRQIGPGMYQQMTEQVCDKCPNVKFEREGYSLTVDIEKGMKDGQEITFYEDGEPKIDGEAGDLKFRIRTAPHDVFDREGNDLRTTVTITLVQALVGFEKTIKHLDDHLVDIGSKGITKPKEVRKFKGEGMPLHLSNKKGDLYVTYEVLFPSSLTEEQKTKIREIFA from the exons ATGGCGATTCAAAGAACAACAACATTGAATTTGTTGTTTCTATTCTTCGTTTTATCTTACTGTATATTCTCCATTGCAGC gAAGAATTACTATGATGTACTGCAAGTTCCAAAAGGAGCTTCAGAAGATCAGATCAAAAGAGCTTATAGGAAACTTGCATTGAAGTATCACCCTGATAAGAATCAAGGCAATGAAGAGGCTAACAAGAAATTTGCTGAAATTAATAATG CTTATGAAGTTTTGACAGACAGTGAGAAGAGGAAAATTTATGATAGGTATGGTGAGGAAGGTCTTAAACAATTTGCCACAAGTGGTGGCcgaggtggtggtggtggtggtttcCAGGATATATTTAGCCA attttttggaGGAGGAATGGAGGACGAGGAAGAGAAAGTAGTGAAAGGGGATGATGTGATTGTAGATTTAGAAGCCTCATTGGAAGATTTGTACATGGGAGGCACATTGAAG GTTTGGAGGGAAAAAAATGTCATCAAGCCAGCATCAGGACAAAGAAACTGCAACTGTCGTAATGAGGTCTATCATCGCCAAATAGGTCCTGGGATGTACCAGCAGATGACTGAACAG GTCTGCGATAAGTGTCCAAATGTGAAATTTGAACGTGAAGGTTACTCTTTGACAGTAGATATTGAAAAGGGAATGAAAGATGGACAA GAAATAACTTTCTATGAAGATGGGGAGCCCAAAATTGATGGAGAAGCAGGGGATTTAAAG TTTCGCATCCGTACGGCCCCCCATGATGTTTTCGATAGAGAAGGCAATGACTTGCGTACGACTGTTACTATAACTTTG GTTCAAGCTCTTGTTGGATTTGAGAAGACTATCAAACACCTTGATGATCATCTGGTCGACATTGGTTCAAAG GGCATTACAAAACCCAAGGAAGTGAGGAAGTTTAAAGGAGAAGGTATGCCGCTGCATTTGAGCAATAAGAAGGGTGATCTTTATGTCACCTATGAAGTTTTGTTTCCAAGTTCGTTAACCGAAGAACAGAAGACCAAAATCAGAGAAATTTTTGCTTGA